A window of the Tachyglossus aculeatus isolate mTacAcu1 chromosome 2, mTacAcu1.pri, whole genome shotgun sequence genome harbors these coding sequences:
- the SAMD5 gene encoding LOW QUALITY PROTEIN: sterile alpha motif domain-containing protein 5 (The sequence of the model RefSeq protein was modified relative to this genomic sequence to represent the inferred CDS: inserted 2 bases in 1 codon) gives MCAHIVYEWLRALRLAQYAEAFVDNGYDDLEVCKQIGEPDLDAIGVSAPRHRRRIQQAVLRLRLDDERAAGLYFTLEPPNPEAPXTPPGRPWGPRGPPLTYPKLKLKIMIRDKLVRDGIRLSRPPYSRKGPAWWLPTRVFLTCASGTQKPPHFAVLKWDVLASPQASPDKGSPKDDE, from the exons ATGTGCGCCCACATAGTTTACGAGTGGCTTCGAGCCCTGCGGCTGGCCCAGTACGCCGAGGCGTTTGTGGATAACGGCTACGACGACCTGGAGGTGTGCAAGCAGATCGGGGAGCCCGACCTGGATGCCATCGGGGTGTCGGCGCCCCGCCACCGGCGCCGGATCCAGCAGGCCGTGCTGCGGCTGCGGCTGGACGACGAGCGAGCCGCCGGCCTCTACTTCACCCTGGAGCCCCCCAACCCCGAGGCCCC GACCCCCCCCGGCCGCCCCTGGGGACCGCGGGGCCCCCCGCTCACCTACCCCAAGTTGAAACTCAAGATCATGATCAGGGATAAGCTGGTGCGGGACGGCATCCGCCTGAGCAGGCCTCCCTACTCCCGCAAG GGCCCGGCTTGGTGGCTTCCAACTCGGGTCTTTCTCACCTGTGCATCAGGGACTCAGAAGCCTCCGCACTTCGCCGTCCTCAAATGGGACGTTTTAGCCTCTCCCCAAGCCAGTCCTGATAAAGGTTCTCCCAAAGACGATGAATAA
- the LOC119941812 gene encoding collagen alpha-1(II) chain-like, translated as MAGVGGPPPPAPTPTPPNFQASPPGSPRRDCGSPERTSPLPGTKEISEPRPPPPPPPPPPRIGLPQRAPRKTQPFLSLLPGCPSPRWGLGGSEESGCRGDQRARGARGERRARGARGAQRARAARGKQSLGCPGGSGCPGGSGCPEGTGGSGCRGDQRARGARGLRTLGVPGWDRGHGVPGGLRGLGGPGGLRVPGGHRGLGGPGGSEGAECPGSQKARGARVEQRARGALGAQRARAARGAQNARRAQGARDARGLRGSGCRGDQRAQGARGIRRLGMPGWNRGHGVPGVPGGSEGAGCPGDQKARDARVEQRARGARGALRARAARGKQSLGGPGGLECPEGTGGSWCRGDQRARGARGEQRARGARGAQRALGARGKQSLGCPGSQKARGARVEQRARGARGPQSARRAQGAQGAQGTGGIRGRGVPGVSEGSGCPGGTEGTGCPGDSEGSGCRGDQRARGARGLRRLGVPGWDRGQGVPGGLRGLGLPGGNRAWGAPGAYSARRAQGARGAGGIRGLGVPGGNRGHGVPGGIRGLGVPGGNRGHGVPGRNRGHGVPGGLRVPGGHRGLGVPGGSEGAGCPGSQKARGARVEQRARGARGAQRARGARGKQRARGARGAQRAQGARGKQLGVPGGSEGPEGTGGSGGRGAQRARGARGLRRLGVPGWDRGHGVPGGLRGLGLPRGKQRARGARGAQRARGARGKQLWVPGGSHGPEGTGGSGGRGAQRARGARVEQRAWGARGLRGLGVPGGNRGHGGHGGLRGLGVPGGKRGHGGPGELRGLGVPGGNSLGCPGAQRARRAQGARGAGGLRGLRVPEGNRGHGVLGGNRVWGARGAQRARRALGARGAQGTGVGPEGSEDSGGAGDSGFPGGETAERS; from the exons ATGGCCGGAGTggggggaccccccccacccgcccccaccccaaccccgccCAACTTCCAAGCCTCTCCTCCCGGGAGCCCTCGACGGGACTGCGGGAGCCCGGAAA GGACTTCTCCGCTGCCGGGGACGAAGGAGATCAGTGAGCcccgacctcctcctcctcctcctcctcctcctccccgaatCGGACTCCCACAGCGGGCGCCAAGGAAAACTCAGccgtttctctcccttctcccgggCTGCCCCTCCCCGAGGTGGGGGCTCGGGGGCTCGGAGGAATCGGGGTGCCGGGGGGATCAGAGggcgcggggggcccggggggaacGGAGGgcacggggggcccggggggctcaGAGGGCTCGGGCTGCCCGGGGGAAACAGAGCTTAGGGTGCCCGGGGGGCTCAGGGTGCCCGGGGGGCTCAGGGTGCCCGGAGGGCACAGGGGGCTCGGGGTGTCGGGGGGATCAGAGGGCGCGGGGTGCCCGGGGTCTCAGAACGCTCGGGGTGCCCGGGTGGGACAGAGGGCACGGGGTGCCCGGGGGGCTCAGAGGgctcggggggcccggggggctccgAGTGCCCGGAGGGCACAGGGggctcggggggccggggggatccGAGGGCGCGGAGTGCCCAGGGTCTCAGAAGGCTCGGGGTGCCCGGGTGGAACAAAGGGCACGGGGAGCCCTGGGGGCTCAGAGGGCTCGGGCTGCCCGGGGAGCTCAGAATGCCCGGAGGGCACAGGGGGCTCGGGATGCCCGGGGGCTCAGGGGCTCGGGGTGCCGGGGGGATCAGAGGGCGCAGGGTGCCCGGGGGATCAGAAGGCTCGGGATGCCCGGGTGGAACAGAGGGCACGGGGTGCCCGGGGTGCCGGGGGGATCAGAGGGCGCAGGGTGCCCGGGGGATCAGAAGGCTCGGGATGCCCGGGTGGAACAGAGGGCACGGGGTGCCCGGGGGGCTCTGAGGGCTCGGGCTGCCCGGGGGAAACAGAGCctgggggggcccgggggctTAGAGTGCCCGGAGGGCACAGGGGGTTCTTGGTGCCGGGGGGATCAGAGGGCGCGGGGTGCCCGGGGGGAACAGAGGGCACGGGGTGCCCGGGGGGCTCAGAGGGCTCTAGGTGCCCGGGGGAAACAGAGCTTGGGGTGCCCGGGGTCTCAGAAGGCTCGGGGTGCCCGGGTGGAACAAAGGGCACGGGGTGCCCGGGGGCCTCAGAGTGCCCGGAGGGCACAGGGGGCTCAGGGGGCTCAGGGTACCGGGGGGATCAGAGGGCGCGGGGTGCCCGGGGTCTCAGAAGGCTCGGGGTGCCCGGGTGGGACAGAGGGCACGGGGTGCCCGGGGGACTCAGAGGGCTCGGGGTGCCGGGGGGATCAGAGGGCGCGGGGTGCCCGGGGTCTCAGAAGGCTCGGGGTGCCCGGGTGGGACAGAGGGCAGGGGGTGCCCGGGGGGCTCAGAGGGCTCGGGCTGCCCGGGGGAAACAGAGCTTGGGGTGCCCCGGGGGCTTACAGTGCCCGGAGGGCACAGGGGGCTCGGGGTGCCGGGGGGATCAGAGGGCTCGGGGTGCCCGGGGGGAACAGAGGGCACGGGGTGCCCGGGGGGATCAGAGGGCTCGGGGTGCCCGGGGGGAACAGAGGGCACGGGGTGCCCGGGAGAAACAGAGGGCACGGGGTGCCCGGGGGGCTCAGAGTGCCCGGAGGGCACAGGGGTCTCGGGGTGCCGGGGGGCTCAGAGGGCGCGGGGTGCCCGGGGTCTCAGAAGGCTCGGGGTGCCCGGGTGGAACAGagggcacggggggcacggggggctcagagggcTCGGGGTGCCCGGGGGAAACAGAGGGCACGGGGGGCCCGGGGAGCTCAGAGGGCTCAGGGTGCCCGGGGGAAACAGCTTGGGGTGCCCGGGGGCTCAGAGGGCCCGGAGGGCACAGGGggctcggggggccggggggctcagAGGGCGCGGGGTGCCCGGGGTCTCAGAAGGCTCGGGGTGCCCGGGTGGGACAGAGGGCACGGGGTGCCCGGGGGGCTCAGAGGGCTCGGGCTGCCCCGGGGAAAACAGAGGGCACGGGGTGCCCGGGGGGCTCAGAGGGCTCGGGGTGCCCGGGGGAAACAGCTTTGGGTGCCCGGGGGCTCACATGGCCCGGAGGGCACAGGGggctcggggggccggggggctcagAGGGCGCGGGGTGCCCGGGTGGAACAGAGGGCATGGGGTGCCCGGGGGCTCAGAGGGCTCGGGGTGCCCGGGGGAAACAGagggcacggggggcacggggggctcagagggcTCGGGGTGCCCGGGGGAAAAAGAGGGCACGGGGGGCCCGGGGAGCTCAGAGGGCTCGGGGTGCCCGGGGGAAACAGCTTGGGGTGCCCGGGGGCTCAGAGGGCCCGGAGGGCACAGGGggctcggggggccggggggctcagAGGGCTCAGGGTGCCCGAGGGGAACAGAGGGCACGGGGTGCTCGGGGGAAACAGAGTTTGGGGTGCCCGGGGGGCTCAGAGGGCCCGGAGGGCACTGGGGGCTCGGGGTGCCCAGGGGACAGGGGTGGGCCCGGAGGGCTCAGAGGACTCGGGAGGTGCGGGGGATTCGGGGTTCCCGGGGGGCGAGACGGCGGAGAGGAGCTAG